The nucleotide sequence GAAGGGGTGGGGTCCCACCACAGATCCTATGCAGTAGATTTGGGTTTCGGGGTCTTCCAGATATGCTTCAAAAGCTGCATCCACTGCATCCTTGAGGGTTTTTGTTCCTCTGGTAACCTCGATAACCTGGGCACCTAGAATCTTCATCCTGCTTACATTGGGGGCTTCTTTCCTGATGTCGACTTCCCCCATATAGATGTCACACTCAAGTCCAAGCAAGGCAGCTGCAGTTGCAAGGGCAACCCCGTGTTGACCAGCCCCTGTTTCAGCGATGACCTTCTTCTTTCCCAGTTTCTTGGCAAGCAATACTTCTCCTATACAATGGTTGATCTTATGAGCTCCTGTATGGTTCAGGTCTTCACGTTTGAGATAAATCTGTGCCCCGCCAACCGCTTCGCTCAGACGCTTTGCATGATAGACAGGGCTGGGTCTTCCCACATAATGCCGCTGGAGCGAGCTGAGCTCTTCAAGGAATGCTGAATCTTGTACGATTTCTTCATAGGCATTGGTAATTTCATCCATGACCGTTTGCAGCTGGGGAGGTATATAGGAACCTCCAAACTCTCCGAAACGACCATCTGAGTCAGGTAGGTTTGTGGTGTTGATTTCTTTAGTAAGCATGTTCTGCATTGGATATCTCCTTGTGTTGGGTGTGATGTTACTATAAACAGAAACAATCTGTCAACACATACAAGGTAAGTTTCTCCAAAAAGAATCATGGAAGGAAAAAAATAACCCACAGAGACATGCCCTGTGGGTCTGGGTTATAGCTTTTAGGTTTAGAGGCCGAGAGCCTTCTTCACAGCATTTGCGTCACGTACGCCAATTGCCTTGTCCGCAACTTTGCCGTCCTTGTAGAAAAGCAGGGTGGGAATGGATTGCACGCCAAAGGTCATGGCCAGTTCGCCTTCTTCATCAACATTTACTTTGACGACCTTCAATTTACCATCCATTTCTTTGTCGAGCTGATCAAGGATGGGGCCCTGCATGCGGCAAGGACCGCACCATGGTGCCCAGAAATCAACCACAACGGGAACATCGCTCTTCAAAACTTCAGCTTCATATGTGCTCTTTGTTACATTTTTAACCATCTTTAACTCCTATTCTGTACGTTTACTACGTTTAATGTTTCTTGTATTGTATAGGTAACATACTATAAATATTTGCTATCGGCAACTACCCGGGGGAACTTTTTTATGTATCCACTTATCGATTTACATTGTGACACCATCTATGCTCTCGAGGCTGGGGAATCCCATGGTTCGGTTCTAGAGAATGATGGTCATACTGATCTAAGATGGATGGAGGGTGCGGGAAACGTTACAACAGCTTTTGCCATGTATGTATCTCTTGGTACCGGTGTTTCTCCCTGGGAAATGGTTGAGAGGTTGTATGACCGTTTCAAGCATGAACTCTCCCAGACTGAGGGGCGAATAGTCCAGGTGCGTACTCCCCAGGAGATTCGTAGCAATACTGCTCAAGGAGCTCTGCTCAGCTGTGAGGAATTCCAAATACTGGAAGGAGATTTGGGTAGGATTTCCACTCTGGCTTCCTGGGGGGTGAGGTTGGCGACCCTGATCTGGAACCAGGAAAATGATCTGGGGTATCCCAACGGCAGGGCTGGGGGATTGAAACCCTTCGGCTATGATGCGGTTGCTGAAATGGAGAGGCACAACATCCTGGTCGATGTCTCGCATCTTAATGATGACGGTTTTTTTGATGTGGCTGCAGTTGCCAAAAAACCTTTCATAGCCAGTCATTCGAATTGCAGGGCTATTACCAACCACAGCAGAAACCTCAGTGATGTAATGATCCGCAAGATTGCGGATGCTGGTGGAGTGGTCGGACTGAACGTATGTCCTTCCTTCCTATCGGAGGATTGGGAATATAGTAATCTGGAGGATATGGTGAGACATGTGTGTCATCTTAAGCGAGTTGGGGGAGCCCAAATCCTTGCCCTTGGAACTGATTTTGATGGGATTCTCGGAACGTTGGAAATCGATCACTATACCAAAATGGACCGACTTTGGGATGCCCTAACTAAGCAAGGTTTCTCTACCAGCGATCTTGAAGGGATGTGGTCAGAGAATGCCCTTAGGGTGCTTTCCTGAGGGCCTTGAGCAGAACCTTGTCTTCATCACTGACCAAGCGTGACTCAATACATTTCTGGATGGCTTTCCTTCTTACTGTCTCGGCCAGTTTTCCCGGTTGTAGGTAGGGGAGTGTCTGCTCCTTGTCCTTGCAATATGCACTTGCATATGCCCAACCTAGTGCCATCATTACATAATAGTGCCCGCTCTCTACATGCGAGAGTTTCTTGAGGACTTCTTCAAAGGTGGCCGGTTCAAGATAGTAGACCATCAGGGAGACAATCCCCAGACGCTTGTCATAGGGAGCTTCATGGGTAAGCAAGCTATTGATGTAGGGATAATAAAAATCTCTGTTTTTATGTATCCAGATCATCTCGGAGGCAAGACAATCATTGGTGGCCCAACTGTCGTTGTAGGACAACATTTTCGGAAGGTAAGAAAGTCGATCTTCGTCTGTAAGTGTAATTTTGCCGAATAGCTTGTAGAGGATAATGGTCTCTTCATAGGAGAGGGAGTCATTGCTGAGTAGTTCCTTGAAAACAAGGAGGCCATCTGTAGAGGCAATCTGCTTTGCCAACTTCTGCAGCGCAGGTGCCCTGACTCCATACATATGGCCCTCAGAGACCTTCAGTTTCTGCTGAAAGGAGAGAAAGGCAGGCTCAGCAAGTTCGCTGAGCCTCTCTTTCAATTCTGTTCGGTTCATAGTCCCATCTGCTTGGTGAATCGCATCAGGTTGTCGATGGTCTTCTCCATGTCCTCGGGAGCACGTCCTTTGGCCTTCTTGAACTCAACTGCGACCCGGTTGATAGAGAAGATGCCCGTGACACCCTCATCATAGGCACCGTCCACATCATCGCCGATGTCACCGACAATAGCGAGAACAGGAACCTTCGCTTTCTTGGCACGCCTCGATACACCGATGACGACCTTGCCCCTGAGGGACTGCCCATCGATCTTGCCTTCACCGGTGAGTACCAGATCGGCATCCTTGAGCAGGGAGTCGAAGTTGACGGTCTCCAGTACGGTCTCGATTCCCATCTGCAGGGTAGAGGAGAAGAAGGCAGCCATGCCGCCACCCATACCTCCTGCTGCTCCACTGCCAGGGATTGCCTGGACATCAATACCCAGATCTTTCTGGATTACTCCAGCGAGACTTTTAAGATTGGAATCCAGAACCTTTACCATCTCAGGGTCTGCACCTTTCTGTGGCCCAAAAATATAGGCGGCACCATTGGTCCCATGGAATGGGTTGTCGATGTCACACATGGTGGTGATGGTTACCTGCTTGAGAGCTGAATCAAGATCTGATGTGTCAATCGATGTGACCTGATCCATGGTCCCGCCGGTAGGAACAAATGCCTTGCCATCCTTATCCTTGAACACTACCCCGCAAGCAGCTGCTGCACCGCAACCACCATCATTGGTGGAACTGCCTCCGAGACCGACGATGATATGCTTGCAACCGTTTTTTGCTGCATCAAGCATCAGCTGCCCAACACCATAGGTGGTAGTCTTGTCAGGGCGGAGTTCGTCGCCCACCAGGGGAAGTCCTGCGCAGGAAGCCATCTCGATGACGGCAGTATCGCCCTTGATGATACCATAGAAGCTTTCCATGAGTTGTCCAAAGGGTCCTTGCACAGTTATGGTACGTTTCTCCCCACCGAGGGCTTGAAGAAAAGCATCTACGCTCCCTTCTCCTCCGTCTGCGACCGGGATACTGGTGACTTTTGCATCGCTGTAGTGGCGCTTGATAGCTCTGTCCATGATGGAACAGATCTGTTCAGAACTCATGGTTCCCTTGAAGGAATCGGGGATCAAGAGGATGTTTTTCATCTGAGGCTCCTTTCACAATATCGGGTGTACTGACCCGGTTTTTTGCCATCTTACGGAATCTGTGGGAAAAAATCCACCCACATGTCAGACAAGCTATAGTTTTTCTCTCAACGCTTCCAGAAATGTTTTGAAAACAGGACAAAAACGGTAAACAATTCAAGACGGCCTACCAGCATCAGGAAGGAACACACCCATTTCAGTGCTGAGGGGAGAAAGGCAAAATTGCCTGTTGGACCGACCTCCCCAAAACCAATTCCAATATTACCAAGGCAGAGAAATGAGGCAGCAACACTGGAGAAGGGGTCAAGACCACTCAATGAGATCAGTACCGCTCCAACAACTCCTGTGAATATGTAGACTCCGAAGAAGGTTGCAATGGACCGCATCAAGTCTTCTGGGATGGGGGTTCTCCCGACTCTGACTTGGAAAATACCCTTTGGGTGGATTCTCTGTTTGATGTGGGCTCTCCCCATCTTGAAGAGCGTGGCAATCCTGACCACCTTGACACCACCTCCGGCAGAACCTGCCGATCCTCCGATGAAGAAGAGTAGGAAGAAGAGCAGCTGGGGAAAGGCAGGCCAGAGCACATAGTTAGTGGTAGCAAATCCTGTTGTGGTGAGAATGGATGCAGTGAGAAATGCACTGTAGCGGAAAGCCTCACCGAAGGAGCCATAGGTGTTCGAAAATGTGAGATGCCAAGCGGCAAGCAATGCAACCACTGCCCAGATACCAAGATAGAAGCGAAGCTCGCCATCCCTTAGTACAGATTTCAATCTTCCACTGATTGCCTTATAGTAAAGCGCGAAGTTGGCTCCAGCAATAAGCATGAATATGGTCACTACGATGTCAACATAGAGGCTAGAAAATGTCCCGATGGAAGCATTCTTCACACAGAATCCGGCTGCGGCCATGGTCGAAAAGGTAACGGTAACTGCATCATAGAGAGATAGACCGCCCATGAGAAGCAATATGGTCTCAAGAACGGAAAATCCGATATAAATAGTCCAGAGTATGAGGGCAGTATTCTTGATCTTGGGAGTAAGCTTGTCCTTTGTTGGACCAACGGTTTCCGCTCCAACAAGCAGTGATCCACTGACACCAAGGGCCGGCAACAGTGCCACGAAGAGTACCACGATCCCCATACCCCCCAACCAGTTGGTTTGTGAACGCCAGAACAGGATTGCTTTGGGTAGGCTCTCAATTTCCGGCAGTACCGTAGCTCCTGTGGTAGTGAACCCACTCATGATCTCAAAGTATGCGCTGGGATAATCAACGTATGCCCCACTGGCTACCAATGGAATGGCTGAGAAAGCCGTTGCGATGACCCAAGTCAGGGTCACTACGAGATACCCATCACGAGCGAGCATTTGCTTATTCTGTGCTTTCCCGGTGCTGATGAGGATAGTGGTACAGAATATTGCTATGGCAGCATATGCTACCAAAAATCCTTTGATGGCATCTGTTTCTTGATAATTAAAAGCCAAGGCGGTAGGGATACCCATGAGTAAACCAATAAAGAGCACTATGAACGATAATAGCCGAAGGTCCAGTTTCCAATTTATCATGGTAAGCCTACCCAAAGAGTTTTTGGATGAAATCAGTCGCTTGCCTAAGTGCAGCTACGACGACTGTATCCCCTTCATTGAGGGTGGAATACCCATTGGGAATGATGCTCTTGCCTTCATCGTTGGTAATACCTGCAACTATTGCTTTCTTTCTCATATTGATGTCTTTCAACTGCTTACCGCACACATCACTGTCTGCGTGGATGATGAATTCATACACTTCAAGCTGTCCATTGAAGAGCGAGTGTACACTCGATACATTACTTCCCCTGAGATAGCGAAGCAAGGACTCTACGGTGGTGTCGGTGGTAGAGATGACCACATCTATTCCAAGGTAGGAAGCCATGCGTGAATAGTTGTTGTTTTGCTTTATAAGAGCCATGGACCGCATGATGCCAATACGTTTTGCATAACTTGCGGTAATGATGTTCAACTCATCATTGTCGGTAAGGGCGACGAGAAGGTCATAGCTTCCCAGCTGTTCCTCCGCCATGATGTCTTCGTCGGTGATATCAGCTTTGATTACCAGAATCTCACGGAATCGTTCAGAAAAATCCTTGCAGACTTCAGGGTCTTGGTCGACGATGGTGACCTTCGAACGCATTGCAGGGCTCATCCGGTTCAGTAGAGCTCTGGTGATTTTACTTGCGCCGACCAACACCATGTTGTTGGGTCTTTTCTGTAGTTTTCCAACTGTTTTCAGGATATCAGTGACTTCCTGTGACTCTGCTATGATGCTCAGCGTATCCTCAGCCTGTATGGTGGTCTCTCCTGAGGGGACGAGGACCTGTCCCCTTCGTTTGATGGAAGCGATAACAAACTCAGCGTTGAGTTTACTGCGCATCTCACTGACGGTGGTTCCTACATAGGTACTGTTTTTTTCAATATAGAAATTATAGAGCAGTAGCTTTGAGTTACTGAATGCCAAAAGGTTTCCGTTAACCCCTTGTTCTATGATGGTAAAAATCGATCGTGCCGTTTCCGCATTGGGATTTACTATATAGTCAATGCCGAGTAAGCCTTCCTTGAGGCCACCACTGCCGGTGTAGATAAGGGATCGTATTGCAGCAACTGTTTTGGTATTCGGAAACGATGAGGAGACCAGTCCACAGGAGACCAGGTTTATTTCATCACTGTTGGTTACTGCGATAAAGGCTTCTGCTTGTTCGACACCTGCTTCAGTGAGCTTGTCTATGTCAGTGCCGTTGCCCAGCACACCGAGACAATCGAGTTTGGAAACAGCCATCTCGACTCTTTCAAACGAGTTATCAAGGATTACTACATCCTTACCATCTGTAATGAGTTGTTTCGCCATTCCCATGCCGCGTCTTCCCGCACCTAGGATAACCACTTTCTTACTCGTACCAGGCTCCTTCACGTTTCAATGGGAAACGTTGTGTATATAGTACCAGACATGTTGTAAAAGCTTAAGGCTTTTATGTGTTGAAATACCATACTCAATAACTACAACCGTTGCAAGGTGTTAAATTATTTTTATAGCATTAATTACAATGCTGGTTGACAAGATTTTCCTTTTTCCGTATAGTACAGAAGAAATTCGACGCAGGGTGGAGCAGTTGGCAGCTCGTCGGGCTCATAACCCGAAGGTCGTAGGTCCGAGTCCTACCCCTGCTAAACAGTTGGTTTGAAGAATGGACTGTCGTATGTGCAAAGGCACACGGCAGGACGGTGATTCCTTATTCTACCAGACTACTAGGCAACTTGTTAGGCGACAATGGTCGTACAGCGGGTTGCCTTTCTTGTGTCTAGAGACTCACTATGACATCATTGCAACGACCTTGCTCAAGAGGAACCTCTCATGAGCCCTTACTTGGAGGTCACTCCAAACCGATGGTAATGACTACCTTGCCTTGGGCATGCCCTTCGCTCACATAGCTCATTGCCTCTGCAGTTTGCTCCAGTGGATAGTGTCTATCTATGACTGGGTGTATCTTGTCAGTGGCAACCAAGTCCAGGATGAATTCCAGGTCCTTTCTATTAGGCTTCGCCGCCAGTGTGCGAATTTTCTTGGAACCTACCGACATTAGCGAACCGAAGAGAAGTGAAGTGAATATCTGTTTCAAAGAGCCTCCCACCATAACGAATATTCCATTAGGCAAGAGGAGATGCTTATACGCTGAAAGAGGGTGGTACCCATTTATGGCGATAATCCGGTCGAAGCGGCGGCCACTGGTGGTGATATCCTCACTCGTGTAGTCGATAACTTCGCTGGCTCCTAGGCTGCGTACAAGAGATGTATTGCGAGTGCTGCAGACGGCAGTCACCTGAGCGCCAAAATATGCGGCCAATTGAACAGCATACGTACCGACACCGCCCCCTGCACCGTAGATGAGTACATTCATGCCCGCTTTAATCTCCCCCTTGTCACGTAAAGCCTGTAAGGCTGTAACAGCGGCTACCGGGACGGCGGCGGCTAGTTTATCGGGAATTGAGGATGGCTTTAAGGCCAGCACATTCTCGGGGGCCGTAACATATTCTGCAAATCCTCCGCACCCGTCTCCCGAGATATCACCGACCACCATATCACCTGGTTTGAAGGCGTTTGCATCCCTGCCCACCGTTTCCACCATACCCACGATATCAGCTCCGAATATCCGGTTCTTCGGTATTCCGACACCCATCTGCATCGGACGGTAATCAAGCGCATTCACCGATGCAGCATGAATGCGTACCAATACTTCATGGGTGGTAGGAATTGGTTTTGCAACCTCACGAAGAACCAAGGCTTTTGACGACTTGACCTTCTCATAAACAATTGCTTTCATTTTCTGCCTCCTTGGTCCTCGTATGTGGCTGAGCCGTAGTATATTGTAACCGGCTTACCTGAATATATTCTTACCGACAAAGTCATACTTCTCAAGTATTCCTATCACCAATAGAAACAACAGCCACAGAAGAGGAAAATCAGGCTTTAGCGAAGGTCCATGAAGAGGTCCATGATATAATGAGTAATAAACGTTTAGGAGCATGCAATGTCAAGAAGAAGATTTTGCCAAAGCTGTGGTTACCCAATGGACAAGGAAAAGCAGGGTGGAGGGACTGAGAAGGATGGATCGGTCAGTGAAAAATATTGCTCCATGTGCTATAGAGATGGAGAATTCCTGACACCACCAGAGGTCACCAATGCTCAGCAGATGCAGCAGTATTGCTTGGATGAGATGAAAGGTGATGGCCTCAACGGCCTGTTTGCTTGGCTGGCTACACGAAATATTCCCAAGCTTGAACGATGGAATCGCTCGTGAGATACTCTCTTTGTATATTTTTCAATCCTATCCTTGCAAACTCCTCTGTGGGAATGGAGATGATCGATATCCATCTCTGTGTATCCTCTGTAATTTGCCTGTCCGCTGTTAATGTCATTACCCTAACCAAGCGTGACTTGTACAAGTCCTCAAATAACAATTTTGTTGATTGACACCAAGATAGTCATTAAACTGGCAAGGAAGTTAAGCTGCAGACTCAGGTCTGCGCATAATTAACTGGCACAGGTTTCTAAAAGGAAGAAATAAGCATATGAAAATGACACGGATGCTCCAAGATGTCTATTGGCTACTGTTGACTCTTAGTATGGTTTTAGTCCTCTGGATGATCATCAACGAATTCACACAGTATGATGCATTAGGTTTCACCGGATTGTGGTATGAGCTTGACCTGAGAATTGAAGGATCGTTTGCGACTTGGCTTGAATCGATTGGCATGTTCCTCTGTTTCCTACCTGCCTATGCGATAGTTCGTTCCGATACGAATAAGGTTATTTCTCCAATCTCGAGACTTTTTTTCCTGGCTCTCACTGCTGCTGCCGTATTCCTGGCAGCTGACGAGATGCTCGGCATACATGAAAGGATTGGTGAGAAGATTGGAAATGCAACCAACTTGGGAGCTGGGACTTTCCTGGAAGGTTTTGCATGGGTCTTCATATACGGTCCAATCATGCTAGGTGGATTTGTCCTGTTTGCTTTTACTGTACGGGATGTCATGAGATATCTTACCTCGAAAACCTGGGGCAAGCTCAAACGCATCTTATTAATTATTGCAATTGCAATCGGAACCATCTTGGCCTTGGAAGTTGGTGAAGCCTATCTGTATAATATCTTGCGTACACGATCATCCCTCATGACACTGGTTGAGGAAAGTGCGGAATTGGTGGTGATATGTGGCTACTTCAGACTCATGCAATTGATGTATCTTGAAACGGAAACTCGTCCCACCTAATACGTGATATCCAACTTGGCACTACTGTCACCACATACCGTTCGTTTTAACATCCTGTTGATCAATTTCTCGTCTTGGTCCTTGAGAGACTCAATCCAACAGTGAGAAATTCTCTTTGTTTATTTTCCACCCCTATCCTTGCAAACTCCTTTGTATGGTCTATCATAGAAAAGGTACACCAGTGAGGAGGAGCCTTCTTTCATGCAGGAATCACAACGTTGCATCGGAATATTCACCGCAGGCTTGGACGATGAATATCAGTCAGCCATCTGGCATGCCATAGAGAGGGAAGCAGAGAAGCGGAAGATGGGCACCATCTCCTTCATCGGTTCCCGGCTTGGTTCGCCCATAGCTAGTGAAGCTTCATCCAACCTTGCCTACCATCTTGCCTCCGAGCAGACCATTGATGGCCTGATTATTGTTGCCTCTTCACTTGCATCGTATTTCACCACCATGGACCTGAATAAGTTCTTTGCCCCATGGTCCTCTCTTCCCAGGGTATCAATAGGGATGCACATGCAGGGCATGAGTGATATTACTGCAGAAGGTGAAGAGAGCTTGCGTGCTCTGGTGGACCACCTTGTGACAGTCCATCACAGACGTCGATTTGCTATTGTTACAGGTCCAAAGACCCATGAAGAGTCAGTCAAGAGACTTCAGGCTTGTAGGCAGGCACTTGCAGATAATGCCATCCCTATCGATGAGAAACTGGTCAGGTCAGGAACCTTTACCAACGAATCAGGGAGTGAAGTAGTGCGATACTTCATGGAAACGGAGTGTTCTTTTGATGCCTTGATCTGCCTGAATGACCAAATGGCTTTCGGGGCCATGCAAGAGCTCTTGAAGTGGAATATCCGTATACCTGATGAGGTATCCCTCATTGGATTTGACGGAATTGATCAATCTCGCTACAGCATCCCCCCGCTGTCAACCGTTGTACAACCATTGCATGAGATGGGAGTTATTGCAGTTGATATCCTCGATAGGATCATGGCAGGAGGTGAGGAAGAACATATTGCTCTTCCCTGCTCGGCGGTTATCAGGGAGTCCTGCGGTTGCAATCCGCACGTGCACTTCACCCCTGGACTCCATGAGATGCCGAGCTATGCAACACCGGCTGAACGCTTGGCAGTGAAAGACTTGGTTTTTCTTGTCCAACGAGGTGACTACCATCAGATGATAGCCCGCCTCAACCGTGCGCTGGATGACACTGCCTCTGAGAGTGGTTCTCTCCATAGATGGAACGAATATCTTTCAGTGGTGGAGTATAAATCACGCAACCAGAGTTCTCTCACTGCCAAGACCCTTGCAATGCTTATGGGAGCAGCCCGTGCGCTTACAGGTGATAAGATTGGGAGATTTCAAGCAGCAAGACGGGTGGCAGCGGAAAATTCATTTGAAACCCTCAGAAAGGTGAGCGCCATGCTCAGTGGTACCTTCGAAATGGGGGAGTTGATCACCAATTTAAAACATGGGTTGCAGCTCTTTGGTATTGATCGAGGATATCTGGTGAGATTCCTGAACCACAACCGGAAAGCTCGGCTTATGATGACCGTTCAACAGGAAGTGCTCCCTCTATCAGCCTTCTCAATGGACTTTCCTGCCCAGCAGATTCTGCCTCCCAGTCTAAGCCCGGAGTGGAGGACCCAGCGTTGGGTCCTTTTACCCTTGGTATATCTTGATGAGCCTCTTGGCTATTTTCTGGTCCCTTTTGGTACTGTCCGTCCTGCACTCTATGATGTATTGCAAGAACAGATCTCCAGCAATCTGAAGGGCTCCCTGCTTCTCCAGCAGATCAGGGAACATGAGAAGAATCTCGAGGAACAGGTAGCTTTGCGTACACGGGATCTATCCCAGGAGATTAGGCGAAGAACTGAACTGGAACAGGAGGTCATGGAGATATCCACGAGGACGATGGAGCGTATCGGCCAGGAGTTGCATGATGATCTATGCCAGTATCTTCTTGGTATTTCACTCCTTGCTTCATCGGCACATCAACAACTTGGTACCAACCAAGAACCCCAGAAGGAGAGCCTCAAAAAAATAAGTGATCATCTCAACGAAGCCATTGGGAAGATCAAGACCATCAGCCGAGGGCTGATGCCCATGGAACTGGAACCCCATAGTTTTGTGGAACGCCTGGAAGCCTTGGTGGGAGATAATCTCCGCCTGGTGGCAATCGACATCGATGTTAATGTAGAGGCATCCTTTGCCATACATGACAGGACACGGGAGTTGAATATCTTCAGGATTGTCCAAGAAGCATTGACCAATGCCATAAAACACTCAAAAGCGAAGCACATAGAAATATCCTCAGCAAAAACATTTGATACTGAGGGTTCCAGTATCTTCTCCCTGGCAGTTCGCGATGATGGGACAGGACTTCCCCAACATATACAGGGAGAAGGGCTTGGCTTGAGAATTATGCAGAACCGAGCTGCAATGGCTGATGCAAAGCTTACCCTTGAGAGTGATGATGAGGGGACCACTGTGCTGATTGAATTCAAGGAGTAGTGAATGCCAAATATTGTTCGATTTCTGATTGTAGATGACCACCCGCTTTTCCGCCAAGGTTTGGTGAGTGTCATAGAGAACGTGAGAACCTACCAAGTACAAGCTCAGGCAACCACCATCAATGAAGCACTTACCCTGCTGGATACGATAGAGGTGGATGTTGCCCTTGTCGATATCTCCCTCCAGCAAGAGAACGGATTGGAGTTGGTCAAGACCCTCAAGACAAGCAGGCCAGATGTGCTTTCCATCGTTGTCTCCATGTATGATGAACTTATTTATGCGTCCAGCGCACTCAAGGCAGGCGCACGCGGGTACGTGATGAAGCAGGAGGCTGCTTCCTCGATTCTCAAAGCTATCGAAACAGTGATCAAGGGAAAGGTCTATCTCTCAAATGATATGCGGGAGAGGATGTTGGACACCATGCTCTTGCAGGAATCCTCGCAGGAGATTGACCCGGTTGAGCTGCTCAGTCTCCGGGAAATGGAAGTACTCCGCTTGCTTGGACAGGGCTATGGTGTATCTGAGATAGGAAAGAACCTCAATCTCTCGGTCAAGACAATCAATGTCTATCGGGACAATATCCGTCATAAGCTCTCCATCAGTGATGCAGGGGCACTGCGCAAGTTTGCCATCAAATGGGTGAAGAGCAACGAAATGTAAGTACCATAGGACATTTGTCCTATTCATTTTCAAGGCAAAAGCCCAGTGGCATTCCCCCTGGTGTTCCCATAGCATGGGGATTGTAGGGCTCCCTATTCAGTACAGGCGTTGTACGAATGTGCGGGAAATCTATGCAAGTCTCATTTGTATGTCAGTTTGACATAGAGTTAAGTAAGGAGGAATCTGTATGAAACGGAACATGCGTATTGTAGTCAGTCTGTTGCTGATTTGTTGCATGAGTCTCTCACTGTTTGCAGCCGGACAGGCAGAGGCAGCGAAACCTGCTCGTAAGGTGATCAACCTGTGGAGCTTCACTGATGAAGTCCCCAAAATGTTGGAGAAGTACAAAGAACTGAATCCTGATTTCGATTATGAGATCAACACAACCATCATTGCTACCACTGATGGCGCTTATCAACCAGCACTTGACCAGGCATTGGCAAGTAGTGGTGAGAATGCTCCTGACATCTATTGTGCTGAGTCTGCATTTGTACTCAAGTACACCCAGGGCGACGCTGCCCACTTTGCAGCTCCCTACAAGGATCTTGGTATCGATGTAAACGCCAAGCTTAGGGAAGCCGACATTGCCCAGTACACCATTGATATCGGTACCAACCCTGAGGGAGATTTGGTCGGCCTTGGTTACCAGGCTACCGGTGGTGCATTCATCTACCGCCGCTCTATTGCAAAGGACGTATGGGGTACTGACGATCCTGCTGTAATCACTTCAAAAGTCGGTCCCGGTTGGGACAAGTTCTTCAAGGCTGCAGAAGACTTGAAGAAGAAAGGATACGGAATCATCAGTGGTGATGGAGATATCTGGCACGCCATCGAAGGCAGCAGCGAAAAAGGCTGGATTGTTGACGGCAAACTCTACATCGATCCCGAACGTGAAGCATTCCTTGATGTTGCAAAGAAGCTGATTGACAAGGA is from uncultured Sphaerochaeta sp. and encodes:
- a CDS encoding NAD(P)-dependent alcohol dehydrogenase; this translates as MKAIVYEKVKSSKALVLREVAKPIPTTHEVLVRIHAASVNALDYRPMQMGVGIPKNRIFGADIVGMVETVGRDANAFKPGDMVVGDISGDGCGGFAEYVTAPENVLALKPSSIPDKLAAAVPVAAVTALQALRDKGEIKAGMNVLIYGAGGGVGTYAVQLAAYFGAQVTAVCSTRNTSLVRSLGASEVIDYTSEDITTSGRRFDRIIAINGYHPLSAYKHLLLPNGIFVMVGGSLKQIFTSLLFGSLMSVGSKKIRTLAAKPNRKDLEFILDLVATDKIHPVIDRHYPLEQTAEAMSYVSEGHAQGKVVITIGLE
- a CDS encoding zinc ribbon domain-containing protein; the protein is MSRRRFCQSCGYPMDKEKQGGGTEKDGSVSEKYCSMCYRDGEFLTPPEVTNAQQMQQYCLDEMKGDGLNGLFAWLATRNIPKLERWNRS
- a CDS encoding substrate-binding domain-containing protein is translated as MQESQRCIGIFTAGLDDEYQSAIWHAIEREAEKRKMGTISFIGSRLGSPIASEASSNLAYHLASEQTIDGLIIVASSLASYFTTMDLNKFFAPWSSLPRVSIGMHMQGMSDITAEGEESLRALVDHLVTVHHRRRFAIVTGPKTHEESVKRLQACRQALADNAIPIDEKLVRSGTFTNESGSEVVRYFMETECSFDALICLNDQMAFGAMQELLKWNIRIPDEVSLIGFDGIDQSRYSIPPLSTVVQPLHEMGVIAVDILDRIMAGGEEEHIALPCSAVIRESCGCNPHVHFTPGLHEMPSYATPAERLAVKDLVFLVQRGDYHQMIARLNRALDDTASESGSLHRWNEYLSVVEYKSRNQSSLTAKTLAMLMGAARALTGDKIGRFQAARRVAAENSFETLRKVSAMLSGTFEMGELITNLKHGLQLFGIDRGYLVRFLNHNRKARLMMTVQQEVLPLSAFSMDFPAQQILPPSLSPEWRTQRWVLLPLVYLDEPLGYFLVPFGTVRPALYDVLQEQISSNLKGSLLLQQIREHEKNLEEQVALRTRDLSQEIRRRTELEQEVMEISTRTMERIGQELHDDLCQYLLGISLLASSAHQQLGTNQEPQKESLKKISDHLNEAIGKIKTISRGLMPMELEPHSFVERLEALVGDNLRLVAIDIDVNVEASFAIHDRTRELNIFRIVQEALTNAIKHSKAKHIEISSAKTFDTEGSSIFSLAVRDDGTGLPQHIQGEGLGLRIMQNRAAMADAKLTLESDDEGTTVLIEFKE
- a CDS encoding response regulator transcription factor, which encodes MPNIVRFLIVDDHPLFRQGLVSVIENVRTYQVQAQATTINEALTLLDTIEVDVALVDISLQQENGLELVKTLKTSRPDVLSIVVSMYDELIYASSALKAGARGYVMKQEAASSILKAIETVIKGKVYLSNDMRERMLDTMLLQESSQEIDPVELLSLREMEVLRLLGQGYGVSEIGKNLNLSVKTINVYRDNIRHKLSISDAGALRKFAIKWVKSNEM
- a CDS encoding ABC transporter substrate-binding protein; its protein translation is MKRNMRIVVSLLLICCMSLSLFAAGQAEAAKPARKVINLWSFTDEVPKMLEKYKELNPDFDYEINTTIIATTDGAYQPALDQALASSGENAPDIYCAESAFVLKYTQGDAAHFAAPYKDLGIDVNAKLREADIAQYTIDIGTNPEGDLVGLGYQATGGAFIYRRSIAKDVWGTDDPAVITSKVGPGWDKFFKAAEDLKKKGYGIISGDGDIWHAIEGSSEKGWIVDGKLYIDPEREAFLDVAKKLIDKDYHNDTRDWTDAWFADMKDAGEKQIFGFFGPAWLINYVMAGNSGGSAPGEGTYGDWAVCEPPVGFFWGGTWVLANDKSPVKDAVGEIIEWITLDSSNTGLQYYWANGTLNGPGGTKDTVASGTVMSKSDGTLPFLGGQDMFDVFVPAGKFATGKNKTQYDETINMYWRDQVREYSNGNKSRSQAIADFKQQVADNLAIDVD